The sequence aaaataatgaaacaggAATACAGGACTGCTATTTTTATAGATGAGGTATAGTCCCTTGGCTCCCTCCAGTGGTAGTTTTAGGGTAGTGAACCTCATTCTTGATTTCTGCATTCTTCAGTTGTCCAAAGCAATTCcatttaaataaagataaaaagttttaaaatgtttacacaaaatatcacattaGAATAATGGGGACACTAATAGAATTCCATCATATTGTGTATCAAGACATTCTCTTAATTGAGGAACTGAGAGAGGTCTTCCTTAATTTCTGCTTCATCCCAAGGACCATGAATGTTATCTTTGAACAGCTGTAGCTGGATTAGCCAGTACGGACAGAGAAATGTCACAGAGAGGAGCAGCAGGAGGAACAGCAGGGCTCCTACTCCTGAGATACTAAGAAGTCCAAGCAGAGAAAAGATAGCAAAAAGAAGCGTGACACATCTATATGTCCTGGGAGTGTAAGCTCTAAGCTTCCTTTGTAGACTTGGCCAGAGTGCAAAAATTTGGATGGCAAAGGTCACCATAGCAAAGGCATGAAGGGAGCGAGGAAGACGGGAGGCAAGACACACGGAAGCGAAGATGGCCACGTTTATAGAAAGAGTGCTAGAGACTACAGCTGCATTAGCCCCATAATCGAAAAAGACAAGGTGCCCAAGGAGCATGAGGACAGACATGGCATAAATAGTGTCAGTGCTGATAGATTCAGTCAGTGTCTTGAGTACTGGAGAGAAACCGTACGTAAATGCCAAAAATACAAGAGAACTTTTGAGGTCATCCCAGCGTGTTCGGCCATTGTCCTTTCTCCCTGAACCATGGTCTACCGCATCAAACAGTAAGTAACCAAGGAGTGTGAAGGCCAGTCCCACCCCAAAGAGCCTTAGAGGGGACAGCAGATCCTGATCCATGTACCACCAGATGACACAGAACACGCAGACGCTGCACAGCTGCTGGATTACTACTGCAGATTCGAAGACCACAGACCAATAGCGATAATGACGCACATAAATGTTCTTCCTTAGTTCCTCCAAGAAACTCTGATCAACATAATTGTCAGGGAAAGGCTGTCGTTCATAAAGAACTTTCTTCCAGACAGGGCAGAGACCAACTGGATCTGGTGGAGGACTTTCTTCTTTCCATGGCATATTTGTATAGTGCCCTGTGTAGGGGCTCTGTAGTACAGGActcattttccttttattaaagCAAATGTAGATTACAATGGGATCTGGGAcctaagaaaaagaagaagaaaaaaatgtttgtaaatctCTTTGTAAACCCTTTTTTTgggtttcaataaactttgtaaAATACGATATTCCAACATATAGCTAAAGTTATAATTGTAAATTTCTCTGATTAGTCATCAGTTAGTTTAATGGTAAGAGgttaataagaaaaatgtagaCAGACATGTTGGGTTGGGAGAAGATGGATACCTTAGTCGCAGTTGATAACATAGAAAAAATTATGCAAAGTTACTTAAGCTTTAAGACCTAAGAGGTCTCCTCTTCAGACGGAAAGATGTTACCACTACTTGCATATGATTTTAAAGTAAATGACCACCACGAGGTGacccccaatattttttttcccaggcaAGCTTAGATCGTACAAAAGCCTTTGCAGCCAgcttacaaaaacaatttttgtaCAGATACATACTATTCTCATAGTGATTACATGAATGGCCTAGGGGTCTTTGGTAATTTCTATGCAGAGACTGTATTGATGCTTCATGAAATGACACGCTCTCCATTATCCCTCTTCCCACAAAAGGTGGCAATTCTACATATTGACCGCCTACCCAGACAGGACAATTTTTTATGTGGACCCAGAAGAAATGGTACAGCCCAAACGCA is a genomic window of Spea bombifrons isolate aSpeBom1 chromosome 6, aSpeBom1.2.pri, whole genome shotgun sequence containing:
- the PIGC gene encoding phosphatidylinositol N-acetylglucosaminyltransferase subunit C, whose amino-acid sequence is MSPVLQSPYTGHYTNMPWKEESPPPDPVGLCPVWKKVLYERQPFPDNYVDQSFLEELRKNIYVRHYRYWSVVFESAVVIQQLCSVCVFCVIWWYMDQDLLSPLRLFGVGLAFTLLGYLLFDAVDHGSGRKDNGRTRWDDLKSSLVFLAFTYGFSPVLKTLTESISTDTIYAMSVLMLLGHLVFFDYGANAAVVSSTLSINVAIFASVCLASRLPRSLHAFAMVTFAIQIFALWPSLQRKLRAYTPRTYRCVTLLFAIFSLLGLLSISGVGALLFLLLLLSVTFLCPYWLIQLQLFKDNIHGPWDEAEIKEDLSQFLN